GACTGCTTATGTCCAGCCATCCCGCCGCCCGACCGATGGCCGTTATGGCGAAAACCCGAACCGCTTACAGCACTATTACCAGTTCCAGGTGGTGATTAAACCCTCCCCGGATAACATTCAGGAGCTGTACCTCGGGTCACTGAAAGAGCTGGGCATGGATCCGACGATTCACGATATTCGTTTCGTGGAAGATAACTGGGAAAACCCGACGCTGGGTGCCTGGGGTCTCGGCTGGGAAGTGTGGCTGAACGGCATGGAAGTGACGCAGTTCACTTACTTCCAGCAGGTAGGCGGTCTGGAGTGCAAACCGGTTACCGGTGAGATCACGTACGGTCTGGAACGTCTGGCCATGTACATTCAGGGCGTAGACAGCGTTTACGATCTGGTCTGGAGCGATGGTCCGCTGGGTAAAACCACTTACGGCGACGTTTTCCATCAGAACGAAGTGGAGCAGTCCACTTACAACTTTGAATACGCAGACGTCGATTTCCTCTTTAGCTGCTTCGAGCAATATGAAAAAGAAGCGCAGAAGCTGCTGGCGCTGGAAAACCCGCTGCCGCTGCCTGCGTACGAACGCATTCTGAAGGCCGCCCATAGCTTCAACCTGCTGGATGCGCGTAAAGCCATCTCCGTAACGGAACGTCAGCGCTATATCCTGCGTATCCGTACGCTGACCAAAGCAGTCGCTGAAGCGTATTACGCTTCCCGTGAAGCCCTTGGCTTCCCGATGTGCAACAGAAATAAATAAGAGGCGGCCATGTCTGAGAAAACATTCCTGGTGGAAATCGGCACCGAAGAGCTGCCACCAAAAGCACTGCGCAGCCTGGCCGAGTCCTTCGCTGCCAATTTTACCGCTGAACTGGATGCCGCGGGCCTGGCTCACGGCGACGTACAGTGGTTTGCCGCGCCGCGCCGTCTGGCGCTGAAAGTGGCAAAACTTGCCGCATCGCAGCCGGATCGTGAAGTTGAAAAACGCGGCCCGGCGATTGCGCAGGCGTTTGATGCCGAAGGCAAACCAAGCAAAGCTGCTGAAGGCTGGGCGCGTGGTTGCGGTATTACTGTCGATCAGGCCGAGCGCCTGACCACCGACAAAGGCGAGTGGCTGCTCTATCGCGCCCATGTAAAAGGCGAAAGCGTCGAAACGCTGCTGCCGAACATGGTTGCCACCTCGCTTGCTAAGCTGCCGATCCCGAAACTGATGCGCTGGGGCGCGTCGGAAGTGACGTTTGTGCGTCCGGTGCACACCGTTACGCTGCTGCTGGGCGACACCGTTGTTCCGGCGACGATTCTGGGCATCAATTCCGATCGTGTGATCCGCGGCCATCGCTTTATGGGCGAGCCGGAATTCACTATCGATAATGCCGATCAGTATCCGCAAATTCTGCTCGAGCGCGGCAAAGTGATCGCCGATTACGACGCGCGTAAAGCCAAAATCAAAGCGGATGCTGAAGAAGCGGCGCGCAAAATCGGCGGTAATGCCGATCTGAGCAACAGCCTGCTGGAAGAGGTCACTTCGCTGGTGGAATGGCCGGTGGTGCTGACGGCGAAGTTCGAAGAGAAATTCCTCGCGGTTCCGGCGGAAGCGCTGGTCTACACCATGAAAGGTGACCAGAAGTACTTCCCGGTTTACGGTAACGACGGCAAACTGCTGCCGAACTTTATCTTCGTCGCCAACATCGAATCGAAAGATCCGCAGCAGATTATCTCCGGTAACGAGAAAGTAGTGCGCCCGCGTCTGGCGGATGCCGAGTTCTTCTTCAATACCGACCGCAAAAAACGTCTTGAGGATCATCTGCCGCGCCTGCAAACCGTGCTGTTCCAGCAGCAACTGGGTACGCTGCGCGACAAAACCGACCGCATTCAGGCGCTGGCAGGCTGGATCGCCGGGCAGATTGGCGCTGACGTCAATCATGCCACCCGCGCGGGTCTGCTCTCCAAGTGCGACCTGATGACCAACATGGTGTTTGAATTTACCGACACCCAGGGCGTGATGGGCATGCACTATGCGCGTCACGACGGCGAAGCAGAAGATGTTGCTGTTGCGCTGAACGAGCAGTATCAGCCGCGTTTCGCCGGTGATGAACTGCCGTCGAACCCAATTGCCTGCGCGCTGGCGATTGCCGATAAAATGGACACGCTGGCGGGTATCTTTGGTATCGGCCAGCATCCAAAAGGCGATAAAGACCCGTTCGCACTGCGCCGCGCCGCTCTGGGTGTGCTGCGTATTATCGTTGAGAAGAACCTGGCGCTGGATCTGCAAACGCTGACCGAAGAAGCGGTGCGTCTGTACGGCGACAAGCTGACCAATGCTAACGTGGTGGATGATGTGATCGACTTTATGCTGGGTCGCTTCCGCGCCTGGTATCAGGACGAAGGTTTCAGCGTTGACACCATTCAGGCCGTACTGGCGCGCCGTCCAACCAAACCGGCGGACTTCGATGCGCGCATGAAGGCGGTTTCGCACTTCCGTACCCTGGAAGAAGCGGCGGCGCTGGCGGCAGCCAACAAGCGTGTCTCCAACATTCTGGCGAAGTCTGATGAAACGCTGAACGATATCGTTCATGCTTCGGTGCTGAAAGAAGCGGCCGAAATCAAGCTGGCCGGTAATCTGGTGGTGCTGCGCGATAAGCTGGAGCCGTTCTTTGCAGAAGGTCGCTATCAGGAAGCACTGATCGAACTGGCGCAACTGCGTGAGCCGGTTGATGAGTTCTTCGAAAAGGTAATGGTAAACGCCG
Above is a genomic segment from Kosakonia radicincitans DSM 16656 containing:
- the glyQ gene encoding glycine--tRNA ligase subunit alpha, whose protein sequence is MQKFDTRTFQGLILTLQDYWARQGCTIVQPLDMEVGAGTSHPMTSLRALGPEPMATAYVQPSRRPTDGRYGENPNRLQHYYQFQVVIKPSPDNIQELYLGSLKELGMDPTIHDIRFVEDNWENPTLGAWGLGWEVWLNGMEVTQFTYFQQVGGLECKPVTGEITYGLERLAMYIQGVDSVYDLVWSDGPLGKTTYGDVFHQNEVEQSTYNFEYADVDFLFSCFEQYEKEAQKLLALENPLPLPAYERILKAAHSFNLLDARKAISVTERQRYILRIRTLTKAVAEAYYASREALGFPMCNRNK
- the glyS gene encoding glycine--tRNA ligase subunit beta, translated to MSEKTFLVEIGTEELPPKALRSLAESFAANFTAELDAAGLAHGDVQWFAAPRRLALKVAKLAASQPDREVEKRGPAIAQAFDAEGKPSKAAEGWARGCGITVDQAERLTTDKGEWLLYRAHVKGESVETLLPNMVATSLAKLPIPKLMRWGASEVTFVRPVHTVTLLLGDTVVPATILGINSDRVIRGHRFMGEPEFTIDNADQYPQILLERGKVIADYDARKAKIKADAEEAARKIGGNADLSNSLLEEVTSLVEWPVVLTAKFEEKFLAVPAEALVYTMKGDQKYFPVYGNDGKLLPNFIFVANIESKDPQQIISGNEKVVRPRLADAEFFFNTDRKKRLEDHLPRLQTVLFQQQLGTLRDKTDRIQALAGWIAGQIGADVNHATRAGLLSKCDLMTNMVFEFTDTQGVMGMHYARHDGEAEDVAVALNEQYQPRFAGDELPSNPIACALAIADKMDTLAGIFGIGQHPKGDKDPFALRRAALGVLRIIVEKNLALDLQTLTEEAVRLYGDKLTNANVVDDVIDFMLGRFRAWYQDEGFSVDTIQAVLARRPTKPADFDARMKAVSHFRTLEEAAALAAANKRVSNILAKSDETLNDIVHASVLKEAAEIKLAGNLVVLRDKLEPFFAEGRYQEALIELAQLREPVDEFFEKVMVNADDKDVRINRLTLLAKLRELFLQVADISLLQ